A genomic region of Sphingobium sp. HWE2-09 contains the following coding sequences:
- a CDS encoding tetratricopeptide repeat protein — MATLGLSEADKAAVETFRQDVVEPSRTQLVIVDFWAEWCGPCKQLTPIIEKVCADYAAKGVKLVKVNVDENGFIASQFRVQSIPTVYAVFQGQPVADLSQARTEGQLKQYLDQLLSQLPIESDEKAQLQEIAPLIAMGEEVLAEGDAERALEIFAQIAEMTPDNVEVVSGQARALVALGRLDEAEATLDALPADVAKHVAIDQARAAIALARDVKPVADLSGVQAKVDADPDDHEARFELAGGLMANGDRDGAADALLESVRRDRTWNDGAARAQLLTIFDAVGLEDPWVSAQRRKLSQILFS, encoded by the coding sequence GTGGCGACCCTGGGATTGAGCGAGGCCGACAAGGCAGCGGTGGAGACGTTTCGCCAGGATGTGGTGGAGCCTTCCCGCACGCAGTTGGTGATCGTCGATTTCTGGGCCGAATGGTGCGGGCCATGCAAGCAACTGACCCCGATCATCGAGAAGGTCTGCGCCGATTATGCGGCCAAGGGCGTCAAGCTGGTGAAGGTCAATGTCGATGAGAATGGCTTCATCGCCAGCCAGTTCCGGGTGCAATCGATCCCGACCGTCTATGCCGTGTTTCAGGGCCAGCCGGTCGCCGACCTCTCCCAGGCGCGGACCGAAGGGCAGCTGAAACAATATCTCGACCAGCTGCTGTCGCAATTGCCGATCGAATCCGACGAAAAGGCGCAGTTGCAGGAAATCGCGCCGCTGATCGCCATGGGCGAAGAGGTGCTGGCGGAGGGCGACGCGGAGCGGGCGCTGGAAATCTTCGCGCAGATTGCAGAAATGACGCCGGACAATGTCGAGGTCGTCTCCGGCCAGGCGCGCGCCCTGGTGGCGTTGGGACGGCTGGATGAGGCGGAAGCCACGCTGGACGCCTTGCCCGCCGATGTCGCCAAACATGTCGCCATCGATCAGGCGCGCGCGGCGATCGCGCTGGCGCGGGATGTGAAGCCGGTGGCCGACCTGTCAGGCGTGCAGGCGAAGGTGGATGCCGATCCTGACGATCATGAGGCGCGGTTCGAACTGGCCGGCGGCCTGATGGCCAATGGCGACCGGGATGGCGCGGCCGACGCGCTGCTGGAAAGCGTGCGGCGCGACCGGACGTGGAATGACGGGGCGGCGCGGGCGCAGTTGCTGACCATCTTCGACGCGGTGGGTCTGGAAGATCCGTGGGTGTCGGCGCAGCGGCGCAAGCTGTCGCAGATCCTGTTCTCGTAA
- a CDS encoding LON peptidase substrate-binding domain-containing protein: MPLARVSIFPLPGALLLPGMDLPLHIFEPRYRALIHDAMARDRRIGMIQPRGVGPVPPLFDMGCLGHVSHIEALDDGRFNIVLTGLARFRLVRELDVATQFRQVEADVEQAPQEDEFLHAVERAALEQESRRFADILGYVVDWTAVSRLDDTALVNGIAQIVPFDPAAKQTLLEADSLSERSERIIQLMQIVGRIERDGSATMQ, translated from the coding sequence ATGCCGCTTGCACGCGTCTCCATCTTCCCCCTGCCCGGCGCGTTGCTGCTGCCGGGGATGGACCTGCCGTTGCATATTTTCGAGCCGCGCTATCGCGCCTTGATCCACGATGCGATGGCGCGCGACCGGCGGATCGGCATGATCCAGCCGCGCGGGGTGGGTCCGGTGCCGCCGTTGTTCGACATGGGATGCCTGGGCCATGTCAGCCATATCGAGGCGCTGGACGACGGGCGGTTCAATATCGTGCTGACGGGCTTGGCCCGTTTCCGGCTGGTGCGCGAACTGGATGTCGCGACCCAGTTCCGCCAGGTCGAGGCCGATGTCGAACAGGCGCCGCAGGAGGATGAATTTCTGCACGCGGTCGAACGCGCGGCGCTGGAGCAGGAATCGCGGCGGTTCGCCGATATATTGGGCTATGTCGTGGACTGGACCGCGGTGTCGCGTCTGGACGACACGGCGCTGGTCAACGGCATCGCCCAGATCGTGCCGTTCGACCCGGCGGCCAAGCAGACCTTGCTGGAGGCGGACAGCCTGTCCGAACGGTCGGAACGCATCATTCAGTTGATGCAGATCGTCGGCCGGATCGAGCGCGACGGCAGCGCGACGATGCAATGA
- a CDS encoding Trm112 family protein — MNDVSAPIDPWLLAKLVCPVTRTPLRWDAARSGLVSDAAGLVFPVRDGVPVLVVRDAVALT; from the coding sequence ATGAACGACGTGTCCGCGCCCATCGATCCCTGGCTGCTGGCGAAACTCGTCTGCCCAGTGACGCGCACGCCGCTGCGCTGGGACGCGGCGCGTAGCGGGCTGGTGTCGGATGCGGCGGGGCTGGTGTTCCCGGTGCGCGATGGCGTGCCGGTGCTGGTGGTGCGGGACGCTGTGGCGCTTACTTAA
- a CDS encoding RidA family protein gives MHRLLAAIALMSATPALAQPAPAPQAMPAKLPFSPAVRAGNMLFLSGQIGQVPQGMDRHRDGFDAAVKGAMDAIGKILKDNGLGFGDVVKCTVMLDDMADWPRFNAAYLPYFDGHRLPARSAFGTDGLALGAPLEVECIAAFK, from the coding sequence ATGCACCGCCTTCTCGCCGCCATTGCGCTGATGAGCGCTACGCCAGCACTCGCCCAGCCTGCCCCCGCCCCCCAGGCGATGCCCGCCAAGCTGCCCTTCTCCCCCGCGGTGCGGGCGGGCAATATGCTTTTCCTGTCCGGCCAGATCGGCCAGGTGCCGCAGGGCATGGACAGGCATAGAGACGGCTTCGACGCGGCGGTGAAAGGCGCGATGGACGCGATCGGGAAGATATTGAAGGACAATGGCCTGGGCTTTGGCGATGTCGTCAAATGTACGGTGATGCTGGACGACATGGCTGACTGGCCCCGGTTCAACGCCGCTTACCTGCCCTATTTCGACGGCCATCGCCTGCCCGCCCGTAGCGCCTTTGGGACGGACGGCCTGGCGCTTGGCGCGCCGTTGGAAGTGGAGTGCATCGCAGCGTTTAAGTAA
- a CDS encoding aminotransferase class V-fold PLP-dependent enzyme produces the protein MTLTRRDALGAALAMPIAAQAARAAAPPSLPDKASFAATPIAYLDNASTHPISLGARAAMDAYVAARTLDPAAVARKPVDRAATLATFARLVNADPDEVTWVQSTTMGEQAVLRALGFPHGKGRIVTDTLHFYAGFPMYQELAKQGVDIAWVQARDGRIDMGDMAKAITPGTRLVSLSLVSTYNGFQHDLKAVCAIAHRVGALVYADIIHAAGAIPVDLHGSGVDFAACATYKWLMGDFGLGFLYARRGVLDALPRADFGYYGFAAPGAPPGISLSPPETHVYPMDPPGNAPTSYFVRPGALGHFGTGTYAQAVVAAIDHGLNHIATLGVPAIQAHAQSLIGPLRDGLTAKGYSIITPAGTTTPLLTALLPDARKRLTDPLAKAQVRISLHNHHVRISPSIFNDRTDVDRLLNALPRA, from the coding sequence ATGACCCTTACGCGCCGTGACGCACTGGGCGCCGCCCTTGCCATGCCGATCGCCGCGCAAGCCGCACGGGCAGCCGCCCCGCCCAGCCTGCCGGACAAAGCCAGTTTTGCAGCGACACCGATCGCCTATCTCGACAACGCCTCCACCCATCCGATCAGCCTGGGCGCGCGCGCCGCGATGGATGCCTATGTCGCCGCCCGGACGCTCGATCCCGCAGCCGTAGCACGCAAGCCCGTGGACCGCGCCGCCACTCTCGCCACATTCGCCCGGCTGGTGAATGCCGATCCCGACGAAGTGACATGGGTTCAGTCCACCACCATGGGCGAACAGGCCGTGCTGCGCGCGCTGGGCTTTCCCCATGGCAAAGGGCGCATCGTCACCGACACGCTGCATTTCTACGCCGGTTTCCCCATGTATCAGGAACTCGCCAAGCAGGGCGTCGATATCGCCTGGGTCCAGGCGCGCGACGGCCGGATCGACATGGGCGACATGGCGAAGGCGATCACGCCCGGCACGAGGCTGGTCAGCCTCTCGCTCGTGTCCACCTATAATGGTTTCCAGCATGACCTGAAGGCGGTGTGCGCCATTGCTCATCGTGTAGGTGCGCTGGTCTATGCCGATATCATCCATGCGGCGGGCGCCATCCCGGTCGATTTGCACGGCAGCGGCGTCGATTTCGCCGCCTGCGCCACCTATAAATGGCTGATGGGCGATTTTGGGTTGGGCTTTCTCTATGCCCGGCGCGGCGTGCTGGATGCACTGCCGCGCGCCGATTTCGGCTATTATGGCTTTGCGGCCCCCGGCGCGCCGCCCGGCATCAGCCTATCGCCGCCGGAAACCCATGTCTATCCGATGGACCCGCCCGGTAATGCGCCCACCAGCTATTTTGTCCGGCCCGGCGCGCTTGGCCATTTCGGCACCGGCACCTATGCGCAGGCGGTGGTCGCGGCGATCGATCATGGCCTGAACCATATCGCTACGCTGGGCGTGCCTGCGATCCAGGCGCACGCGCAAAGCCTGATCGGCCCGCTGCGCGACGGCCTGACCGCTAAGGGGTATAGCATTATCACCCCGGCGGGCACGACGACGCCGTTGCTGACCGCGCTACTGCCGGACGCGCGAAAACGGCTGACCGATCCGCTGGCAAAGGCGCAGGTGCGGATATCGCTCCACAACCATCATGTCCGCATTTCGCCGTCCATTTTCAACGACAGGACGGATGTCGATCGCCTGCTCAACGCCCTGCCCCGCGCCTGA
- a CDS encoding TonB-dependent receptor plug domain-containing protein, translated as MTRLSALKLSLILASSWSACAMAQEAPQEPQADQGGDIIVTGTRAVGISAAESAAPVQVLNEEAISHVGQPNLNQVLTQMVPGFTAQTQGTDLSSFSLSARLRGLSPNHTLILVNGKRRHGNAILQVISGAFQGSAAPSIDVIPPDAISRVEVLQEGAAAVYGTDAIAGVLNFILKDNDEGGTFKVTGGQYYDSEGELFSASGNVGFKLGEDGFFNLTLFHRRQDYTTVGQGQVLVTQQNGALQSNAPAQWSNLAGDTLAGINGGQPKTNLNVAFYNFGYDFGGVELYSFGDYSRREGWAKQGYRHPKRICYETNAAGAVINDGGNVTNTAYNPNVCYGNTGVVGMVPLQHVIENEYSFTIGARGEFGGGWNYDVSGTYGSQKDDIWTEASAHREIWRESSAAAIRGIGTANSPDSAYDGGFKLAQTTLTTDIRKEFDAGWATPITLAFGGEYRKDEYEIIAGDSISTYKTGVQSFPGYKASDAGEFQRSSKAGYINLIAKPVDGWSVDLAGRYEDYTDFGDTLIGKITTRYDFSDAFAIRGTASTGFRAPTLQEQKYSTINVGPTSAVAQLPAGSPAAALLGFDSLKPEKSKNFSAGFVVRPVPKLAITVDGYLIKIKDRITGTAARNAVLNGVVQAGGAEILGALNAAGIVLDSALFTNGTIGVQSFTNGIDTRTWGIDFSASYPVALDFGSLNLSLTANYNKTKITNNKLGYPIFNAASESNIERANPDYKIVANALFKSGRFGLNLRETFYGKTSVLVRPAFNARTASGGLPSGGFLIADGAGGSNQLYFNGVAKAAAITDLEVNYDFTDNVTFSLGANNLFNKKPEIPKLLEDVAVAAGVSPYQNGSGSYSASYGHSAYSTSGGYYYARIDFKF; from the coding sequence ATGACGCGACTGTCCGCGCTTAAACTTTCACTTATTCTGGCTTCGTCCTGGTCCGCCTGCGCAATGGCGCAGGAAGCGCCACAGGAGCCGCAGGCCGATCAGGGTGGCGACATCATCGTCACCGGCACGCGCGCCGTCGGCATTTCCGCTGCCGAGTCCGCCGCGCCGGTGCAGGTGCTGAACGAAGAAGCGATCAGCCATGTCGGTCAGCCGAACCTCAACCAGGTTCTCACCCAAATGGTGCCGGGCTTCACCGCGCAGACGCAGGGCACGGACTTGTCCAGCTTCTCGCTGTCGGCGCGCCTGCGCGGCCTTAGCCCCAACCACACGCTGATCCTGGTCAACGGCAAGCGCCGCCACGGTAACGCCATTCTGCAGGTGATCTCCGGTGCGTTCCAGGGGTCGGCCGCCCCCAGCATCGACGTCATCCCGCCCGATGCCATTTCCCGCGTGGAAGTGCTGCAGGAAGGCGCAGCAGCGGTGTACGGCACCGACGCGATTGCGGGCGTGCTCAACTTCATCCTCAAGGACAATGACGAAGGCGGCACGTTCAAGGTTACCGGCGGCCAATATTATGACAGCGAAGGCGAGCTTTTCTCCGCCTCGGGCAATGTCGGCTTCAAACTGGGCGAGGACGGCTTCTTCAACCTGACGCTGTTCCACCGCCGTCAGGATTATACCACCGTCGGTCAGGGGCAGGTGCTCGTCACCCAGCAAAATGGTGCGCTGCAATCCAATGCCCCGGCCCAATGGTCGAACCTGGCGGGCGACACGCTGGCTGGTATCAACGGCGGTCAGCCCAAGACGAACCTCAACGTCGCTTTCTATAATTTCGGCTATGATTTCGGCGGCGTCGAACTCTACAGCTTCGGCGACTATAGCCGCCGCGAAGGCTGGGCCAAGCAGGGCTACCGTCATCCCAAGCGTATCTGCTACGAAACCAACGCCGCTGGCGCCGTCATCAACGACGGCGGCAACGTCACCAATACGGCGTATAATCCCAATGTCTGCTACGGCAACACCGGGGTCGTCGGCATGGTCCCGCTCCAGCATGTGATCGAAAATGAATATAGCTTCACGATCGGCGCCAGGGGTGAATTTGGCGGCGGCTGGAACTATGACGTCAGCGGCACCTATGGGTCGCAGAAGGACGACATCTGGACCGAAGCATCGGCGCATCGTGAAATCTGGCGAGAAAGCTCTGCGGCGGCCATACGCGGCATCGGCACGGCCAACTCGCCGGACAGCGCATATGACGGCGGCTTCAAACTCGCTCAGACGACGCTGACCACCGACATTCGCAAGGAATTCGACGCCGGATGGGCCACGCCGATCACGCTGGCCTTCGGCGGCGAATATCGCAAGGATGAGTATGAGATCATCGCCGGTGATTCCATCTCGACCTACAAGACCGGCGTCCAATCCTTCCCCGGCTACAAAGCGAGCGACGCCGGCGAATTCCAGCGCAGTTCCAAGGCGGGCTATATCAACCTGATCGCCAAGCCGGTCGATGGCTGGAGCGTGGACCTTGCGGGTCGCTACGAAGATTATACCGATTTCGGCGACACGCTGATCGGCAAGATCACGACCCGCTACGACTTCTCCGACGCCTTTGCCATTCGCGGCACGGCCAGCACCGGCTTCCGCGCGCCGACGCTGCAGGAACAGAAATATTCGACCATCAACGTCGGCCCGACCAGCGCCGTCGCACAGTTGCCCGCCGGATCGCCTGCCGCCGCGCTGCTGGGCTTCGATTCGCTCAAGCCTGAAAAGTCGAAGAATTTCTCGGCCGGTTTCGTCGTTCGTCCAGTGCCCAAGCTGGCGATCACGGTCGATGGCTATCTGATCAAGATCAAGGACCGCATCACCGGCACCGCCGCACGCAACGCCGTCCTCAATGGCGTGGTGCAGGCTGGTGGCGCTGAAATTCTTGGTGCCTTGAACGCCGCGGGCATCGTACTCGACAGCGCGCTGTTCACCAACGGCACGATCGGCGTGCAGAGCTTCACCAATGGTATCGACACCCGCACCTGGGGCATCGACTTCTCGGCCAGCTATCCGGTCGCGCTGGACTTCGGTTCGCTCAACCTGTCGCTGACCGCCAATTACAACAAGACGAAGATCACCAACAACAAGCTGGGCTATCCGATCTTCAACGCGGCGTCGGAAAGCAATATCGAGCGCGCCAATCCGGATTATAAGATCGTCGCCAACGCCCTGTTCAAGAGCGGTCGCTTCGGCCTCAACCTGCGCGAAACCTTCTATGGCAAGACCAGCGTGCTGGTTCGTCCCGCCTTCAACGCACGAACGGCCAGTGGCGGACTTCCCAGTGGTGGCTTCCTTATCGCCGATGGCGCGGGCGGCTCTAACCAGCTTTATTTCAACGGCGTGGCGAAGGCAGCCGCGATTACCGATCTTGAAGTGAATTACGATTTCACCGACAATGTCACCTTCTCGCTGGGGGCGAACAATCTGTTCAACAAGAAGCCCGAAATTCCAAAGCTGCTGGAAGATGTGGCAGTCGCAGCGGGCGTGTCGCCTTATCAAAACGGCTCCGGTTCCTACAGCGCCTCCTACGGCCACAGCGCCTACAGCACGTCGGGCGGCTATTATTACGCCCGTATCGACTTCAAATTCTAA
- a CDS encoding TlpA family protein disulfide reductase translates to MILLLPVALAACDRQSPPPEQANAQADTAMSGEVSASKDTPKKADGFDYRLDRSKAGAPAPDFAFQNPDGGTKTLKDFAGKPMLVNLWATWCAPCIAEMPTLDRVAASYGPKGLAVLTISQDNQGLKAAKPFFDKHPLPHLKGWADPENQLGFHYATGLLPTTIIYDRQGKEMVRVIGAMDWEGPDAKALIDAALAS, encoded by the coding sequence ATGATACTGCTCCTGCCTGTCGCTCTGGCGGCCTGCGATAGGCAATCGCCGCCCCCTGAGCAAGCCAATGCGCAAGCCGATACCGCCATGAGCGGCGAAGTGTCGGCCTCGAAAGATACGCCCAAGAAGGCGGACGGCTTCGACTATCGACTCGATCGCAGCAAGGCGGGCGCCCCGGCCCCCGACTTCGCCTTCCAGAATCCCGATGGCGGGACGAAGACGCTCAAGGATTTTGCGGGCAAGCCGATGCTCGTCAATCTGTGGGCGACCTGGTGTGCGCCCTGTATCGCGGAAATGCCCACGCTCGACCGGGTGGCCGCCAGCTATGGACCCAAGGGTCTGGCCGTCCTTACCATTTCGCAGGATAATCAGGGGCTGAAAGCGGCCAAGCCCTTTTTCGACAAGCATCCCCTGCCCCATTTGAAGGGCTGGGCCGACCCGGAAAACCAGCTGGGCTTCCACTATGCCACCGGCCTGTTGCCCACGACGATCATCTACGACCGGCAGGGCAAGGAAATGGTGCGGGTGATCGGCGCGATGGATTGGGAAGGGCCGGACGCAAAGGCCTTGATCGACGCCGCGCTGGCATCCTGA